The following proteins are encoded in a genomic region of Terriglobales bacterium:
- the pheA gene encoding prephenate dehydratase: protein MKIAIQGEPGCFSHEAALRMVPRCSVVPCARSIEVFARLKNRSVAAAVIPIENSLAGSVNEHFDLLLAYNVFVGREFRLRISHHLIAAPGVKLHNICRVFSHPVALDQCRDFFKRHKKIRPEPFYDTAGSVKHIMAHNLRDAAAIAPRQAAAEYGAHIVQSGLEDDRRNFTRFFLVSRRRQILPKANKTSIAFSLKNVPGALFKALSVFALREISLSKIESRPVRGRPWEYVFYVDFLRGDDAVSQNALRHLAEVAEWIKVLGIYPAG, encoded by the coding sequence ATGAAGATTGCCATCCAGGGCGAGCCTGGTTGCTTCAGTCACGAGGCCGCTCTACGCATGGTTCCCAGATGTTCGGTTGTGCCCTGCGCTCGCTCCATAGAAGTCTTCGCGCGCCTTAAGAACCGCAGCGTGGCTGCGGCAGTCATCCCCATCGAAAATTCGTTGGCCGGATCGGTTAACGAACATTTCGATCTCCTGCTCGCTTACAACGTCTTCGTTGGCCGCGAATTTAGACTGCGGATCAGCCACCACCTGATCGCCGCTCCCGGTGTGAAGCTACATAACATTTGTAGAGTGTTTTCCCACCCGGTGGCCTTGGACCAGTGCCGCGACTTCTTCAAGCGTCATAAGAAAATCCGCCCAGAACCTTTCTATGACACTGCGGGCAGCGTGAAGCACATCATGGCTCATAATCTCCGCGATGCCGCGGCGATCGCCCCACGCCAGGCTGCAGCCGAATACGGCGCTCATATCGTGCAATCCGGTCTGGAAGACGACCGCCGCAATTTCACCCGCTTCTTTCTTGTCTCCAGACGCCGGCAGATTCTTCCCAAAGCGAATAAAACTTCCATCGCTTTTTCGCTAAAAAATGTTCCCGGCGCGCTGTTCAAGGCCCTCAGTGTCTTTGCGCTTCGCGAGATAAGCTTGTCAAAGATAGAGTCCCGTCCCGTCCGTGGGCGGCCCTGGGAATACGTTTTCTACGTGGATTTTCTGCGTGGTGACGACGCTGTCTCTCAAAACGCCTTGCGCCATTTAGCCGAAGTAGCGGAGTGGATCAAAGTCCTGGGCATTTACCCTGCCGGCTGA
- the ilvC gene encoding ketol-acid reductoisomerase, which yields MAKIYHDDAADLAPIRKKKVAIIGYGSQGHAHALNLKDSGVEVRVGLHEGSKSRSKAQAAGLTVTSVADAAKWGDVIMILVPDTTQPQLYEAHIKPHLKAGKTLMFAHGFNIRYGTISCPSDIDVTMIAPKAPGHRVREVFVEGGGTPALLAIHQDATGHARQQALSYAKALGATRAGVIETTFSEETETDLFGEQAVLCGGVSALIKAGFETLVEAGYQPEIAYFECLHELKLIVDLIYRGGLNYMRYSVSDTAEHGDYTGGPKIVTEQTRQTMRKMLKEIQDGTYARQWIGENEAGRPWFDAQRAREQEQLLERVGEQLRSLMPFLQPVKVKQSSKAVPVAAAD from the coding sequence ATGGCAAAGATTTATCATGACGACGCAGCCGATCTGGCTCCTATTCGCAAAAAGAAGGTCGCCATCATCGGCTACGGATCGCAGGGTCACGCTCACGCTCTCAACCTGAAAGACAGCGGGGTCGAGGTGCGCGTCGGTTTGCATGAGGGCAGCAAATCGCGGTCTAAGGCGCAAGCCGCCGGCCTGACCGTTACCTCGGTTGCAGACGCCGCCAAGTGGGGCGACGTCATCATGATTCTCGTCCCTGACACCACCCAGCCGCAGCTTTATGAAGCCCACATCAAGCCGCACTTGAAAGCCGGCAAGACGCTGATGTTTGCCCACGGCTTCAATATCCGTTACGGCACAATCTCCTGCCCTTCGGATATTGACGTCACTATGATTGCACCCAAAGCTCCGGGGCACCGTGTCCGCGAGGTCTTCGTCGAGGGGGGCGGAACCCCCGCGCTCCTCGCCATCCATCAGGACGCCACCGGCCACGCCCGCCAGCAAGCGCTTTCCTACGCTAAGGCACTCGGCGCCACCCGCGCTGGAGTGATCGAAACCACATTTTCCGAAGAGACTGAAACCGATCTGTTCGGCGAGCAAGCCGTCCTTTGCGGCGGTGTCAGCGCCCTCATCAAAGCGGGATTTGAAACCCTGGTCGAGGCTGGCTACCAGCCGGAGATCGCCTATTTCGAGTGCCTGCACGAGCTCAAGCTGATCGTTGATCTCATTTATCGTGGCGGCCTCAACTACATGCGTTACTCGGTCAGCGATACCGCCGAGCACGGTGATTACACTGGCGGCCCCAAGATCGTCACCGAGCAGACTCGGCAGACTATGCGCAAGATGCTCAAAGAGATCCAGGATGGCACCTACGCGCGCCAGTGGATTGGCGAGAACGAAGCCGGGCGCCCGTGGTTCGACGCCCAGCGCGCCAGAGAACAGGAGCAACTCCTGGAAAGAGTCGGCGAACAGTTACGCAGCCTGATGCCATTTTTGCAGCCGGTGAAAGTGAAACAGTCCTCGAAAGCCGTGCCTGTGGCGGCTGCCGATTGA
- the aroF gene encoding 3-deoxy-7-phosphoheptulonate synthase: MIVNMREGASEQEIQHIIDRVQEAGFQAIVTRGAERTIVACVGSGGRRHELEALQAAAGVEAVVAIAQPFKLVSFQGRPRRTVVDVGGVRIGDGEVVVIAGPCSVESREQMLSTARAVKQAGAVMLRGGAYKPRTSPYDFQGLGEEALQILSEAREETGLPVVTEVMGTEDVDVICDHADMLQVGARNMQNFNLLRRLSKINKPVLLKRGPSATVKEWLLAAEYLLAGGNSQVVLCERGIKTFETETRNTLDLAAIALARELSHLPVLADPSHGTGRRSLIAPLCRAAIALGADGLIIEVHPCPERALSDGPQSLDFTGFAALMQALSGPLPEAAKSPALRHAVGQ; the protein is encoded by the coding sequence ATGATCGTTAACATGAGAGAAGGCGCTTCCGAACAGGAAATCCAGCACATCATTGACCGCGTCCAGGAGGCTGGGTTTCAGGCCATCGTCACCCGTGGTGCCGAGCGCACCATCGTCGCCTGTGTCGGCAGTGGTGGCCGCCGCCACGAACTGGAGGCCCTGCAGGCAGCCGCCGGCGTAGAAGCCGTCGTCGCCATCGCTCAACCCTTCAAGCTGGTAAGTTTCCAGGGCCGTCCACGCCGCACCGTCGTTGATGTAGGAGGCGTCCGTATTGGGGACGGGGAAGTAGTGGTCATCGCCGGCCCCTGCTCAGTAGAATCGCGCGAGCAGATGCTTTCCACTGCCCGCGCAGTAAAGCAGGCCGGAGCCGTCATGTTGCGCGGTGGTGCTTACAAGCCACGCACCTCGCCTTACGATTTCCAGGGTCTGGGTGAAGAAGCGTTGCAGATTCTCTCCGAGGCCCGGGAAGAGACCGGCCTGCCGGTGGTCACCGAGGTGATGGGGACCGAGGACGTGGACGTGATCTGCGACCATGCGGACATGCTCCAGGTGGGCGCGCGTAACATGCAGAACTTCAACCTGCTGCGCCGCCTTTCGAAAATCAATAAGCCGGTGCTGCTCAAGCGCGGTCCTTCGGCCACGGTAAAAGAATGGCTGCTTGCAGCCGAGTATTTGCTGGCCGGCGGTAACTCGCAGGTAGTCCTCTGCGAACGTGGCATCAAGACCTTCGAAACTGAAACCCGGAATACGCTGGACTTGGCCGCTATTGCCCTGGCGCGCGAGCTCTCTCACCTACCTGTGCTCGCCGATCCTTCTCACGGTACTGGCCGTCGCAGCTTGATCGCACCCCTCTGCCGCGCGGCCATCGCTCTTGGCGCGGATGGCCTGATCATCGAAGTTCATCCTTGTCCGGAGCGCGCCCTCTCCGACGGGCCTCAGTCGCTCGATTTCACAGGCTTTGCTGCCTTGATGCAGGCGCTGAGTGGTCCCCTGCCGGAAGCAGCTAAATCGCCGGCCCTCAGGCATGCTGTCGGCCAATGA
- the ilvN gene encoding acetolactate synthase small subunit, with the protein MLHTFVVHVEDKPGVLARVASLFRRRAFNIDSLTVGRTEKPGVSRMTIVVDTDEHGALRLEAHLYKLINVLLIEDVTATPAVYRELAMIRVTADHAQRSHIMELVRVFRAKVVDVSPDSLGIEITGTEDKIDGLLEVLRPFGILEMTRTGRVAIRRGAKSAAAAAAGAETGEEDEPVPGSISFSV; encoded by the coding sequence ATGTTGCATACATTCGTAGTTCATGTCGAAGACAAACCCGGAGTGCTGGCGCGCGTGGCCTCGTTATTCCGCCGCCGCGCCTTCAACATTGATTCTCTGACGGTCGGCCGCACCGAGAAGCCAGGCGTGTCGCGCATGACCATTGTTGTTGACACCGACGAGCACGGCGCGCTCCGCCTGGAAGCTCATCTCTATAAGCTGATCAATGTCCTGCTGATTGAAGACGTGACCGCTACCCCCGCCGTATATCGCGAGTTGGCGATGATTCGTGTCACCGCCGATCATGCACAGCGCTCGCACATCATGGAACTGGTACGCGTGTTTCGCGCCAAAGTGGTGGATGTTTCGCCCGACTCTCTGGGGATTGAGATTACCGGCACCGAAGACAAGATTGACGGCCTGCTCGAAGTGTTGCGGCCGTTCGGAATTTTGGAGATGACGCGCACCGGACGCGTGGCCATCCGCCGGGGTGCGAAATCCGCAGCCGCCGCCGCTGCGGGTGCAGAAACTGGCGAAGAAGACGAGCCCGTTCCCGGCTCGATTTCCTTCTCCGTCTGA
- a CDS encoding ABC transporter ATP-binding protein translates to MPAALQFENITKEYSGFLHRNPVRALDHFSLQVEQGEIFGFLGPNGAGKTTAIHLAMGFMRPTSGSGQMLGRPFGDAETRRRIGFLAENVALYHRPASRLIKFYGGLNGMGGDILGESTREALQAVNLSSDAGRNVGKFSRGMLQRVGLAQALVNNPELLILDEPTSALDPIARVVVREILLQAKAAGKTVFLSSHLLSEVELVCDRVAVLHRGRLARLGKTADLLQSRDKAEIVARNIAPNLFPDAVTNNGVVAFTVLASAQRQAVERVWAMGGEIVSVNPLKRSLEDLFLEVTAEAAVGARE, encoded by the coding sequence ATGCCCGCCGCCCTCCAATTTGAAAACATCACCAAGGAATATAGCGGGTTCCTGCACCGCAACCCGGTTCGGGCGCTCGATCACTTTTCCTTGCAAGTCGAGCAGGGCGAGATTTTTGGCTTTCTTGGGCCGAACGGAGCAGGGAAGACCACAGCCATCCACCTCGCCATGGGCTTTATGCGCCCCACCAGCGGAAGCGGTCAGATGCTCGGTCGTCCCTTCGGCGACGCTGAAACTCGCCGCCGCATAGGTTTCCTCGCGGAAAATGTCGCTCTCTATCACCGTCCGGCATCTCGCCTGATTAAATTCTACGGCGGGCTGAATGGAATGGGTGGAGACATCCTGGGCGAGAGCACCCGTGAAGCCTTGCAGGCCGTAAATCTCAGCTCTGACGCTGGCCGCAACGTAGGCAAATTCTCCCGCGGCATGCTGCAGCGCGTGGGACTGGCGCAGGCACTGGTCAACAACCCGGAACTGCTCATCCTTGACGAGCCTACCTCCGCGCTCGATCCCATTGCGCGCGTCGTGGTGCGGGAAATATTGCTGCAAGCCAAGGCCGCCGGAAAAACCGTCTTCCTCAGCTCGCACCTTCTCTCGGAGGTAGAGTTGGTTTGCGATCGGGTCGCGGTACTGCACCGCGGTCGGCTGGCGAGGCTCGGCAAGACTGCGGACCTGTTGCAGTCACGTGACAAGGCAGAGATCGTCGCCCGCAACATCGCCCCTAACCTCTTTCCCGATGCCGTCACCAACAACGGTGTGGTGGCCTTCACCGTTCTTGCCTCCGCTCAGCGGCAAGCTGTGGAACGCGTCTGGGCCATGGGTGGGGAAATCGTCAGCGTGAATCCGCTGAAGCGTTCGCTGGAAGATCTTTTTCTGGAAGTTACGGCGGAAGCGGCGGTCGGAGCACGCGAATGA
- a CDS encoding LacI family DNA-binding transcriptional regulator, translated as MRRDAKKVTMRQIAAGARVSVGTVSHVINNTAGVREAVRRRVQKAIDRLGYQPSLLARGLRRNQTTIIGVIIPDISNPFFPQVVRGIEDVAYQKSYRLMLCNTDNDAAKERVYFDELRAYRMAGLIVIPSADSQLAKIEQGSRSTGTPVICVDRRAPNWQGDTITVDNVHGAYEATRVLIDAGHSLLATITGPLHVLNARERLKGFKIALREAGLTPKATYIMEGEFDRQSGYQKALLLLQSPRPPTAIFAANDLIALGVLSALRLLELRCPQDLSLVGFDDLEIAAFTNPALTTVAQPGYDMGAQAASLLFERLNGRARPSQHIVMKAVLANRESVGPPPQRS; from the coding sequence ATGCGACGCGACGCGAAGAAAGTTACCATGCGCCAGATCGCTGCCGGTGCCCGTGTTTCTGTGGGTACCGTGTCGCATGTCATTAATAACACAGCAGGCGTTCGTGAGGCCGTCCGTCGCCGCGTACAAAAGGCCATTGATCGCCTGGGGTATCAACCCAGCCTGCTCGCGCGCGGTCTGCGCCGCAACCAAACCACCATCATCGGCGTCATTATCCCTGACATTTCCAATCCCTTTTTTCCGCAGGTCGTCCGCGGCATTGAAGATGTGGCTTACCAAAAATCCTATCGCCTCATGCTTTGCAACACCGATAACGATGCCGCCAAAGAGCGCGTGTACTTCGATGAGTTGCGCGCCTACCGTATGGCTGGTCTGATCGTGATCCCCTCGGCTGACAGCCAACTGGCCAAAATAGAGCAGGGAAGCCGCTCTACAGGAACGCCCGTGATCTGTGTTGACCGCCGTGCGCCGAACTGGCAAGGCGACACTATCACCGTGGACAACGTGCACGGAGCTTATGAGGCTACCCGCGTGTTGATTGATGCCGGGCATAGTCTCTTAGCCACCATCACTGGACCGCTGCACGTTCTGAATGCCCGCGAGCGCTTGAAGGGTTTCAAAATCGCATTGCGAGAAGCCGGTTTGACTCCAAAGGCAACTTACATCATGGAAGGTGAGTTTGATCGGCAGAGTGGATACCAGAAAGCGCTTCTTTTATTGCAGTCTCCTCGTCCCCCCACCGCGATCTTTGCCGCCAATGACCTGATCGCTCTCGGCGTTCTCTCGGCACTGCGCCTGCTCGAATTGCGATGCCCGCAGGATTTGTCCCTGGTGGGCTTTGACGATCTGGAGATCGCCGCTTTTACCAATCCTGCATTGACCACCGTCGCTCAGCCCGGCTACGACATGGGCGCTCAGGCCGCATCCCTGCTCTTTGAGCGCTTGAATGGCAGGGCCCGGCCCTCTCAGCACATTGTAATGAAGGCGGTCCTGGCGAACCGCGAATCAGTAGGGCCACCGCCGCAAAGATCCTAA